A DNA window from Desulfuromonas sp. contains the following coding sequences:
- a CDS encoding CMP deaminase translates to MGIAFAVREKANCTGNRVGAVIVKENRVISTGYNGVPEGMENCLDGGCLRCSNPGGQFASGQGYDLCICVHAEQNALLSAARFGIAVEGATLYTTMQPCFGCAKELAQAHVKSVVYLHPWVPSDADPVMDQHKKREYDKILSNISVTRIDLEDPRAEWAVTTLRGV, encoded by the coding sequence ATGGGGATTGCCTTTGCTGTTCGGGAAAAGGCCAATTGTACCGGTAATCGCGTTGGCGCGGTGATTGTTAAGGAGAACCGGGTGATCTCGACCGGTTACAATGGTGTACCGGAGGGGATGGAGAATTGTCTCGATGGCGGTTGTCTGCGTTGCAGTAATCCCGGTGGCCAGTTCGCCAGCGGGCAGGGATATGATCTCTGTATCTGCGTTCACGCCGAGCAGAATGCATTGCTGTCAGCGGCCCGCTTCGGCATCGCGGTAGAGGGCGCAACGCTGTATACGACAATGCAGCCTTGCTTCGGGTGTGCCAAGGAGTTGGCCCAGGCCCATGTGAAAAGTGTTGTTTACCTGCATCCGTGGGTGCCCTCTGATGCCGATCCTGTGATGGATCAACATAAAAAGAGAGAATACGACAAGATTCTATCGAATATCAGTGTCACCAGGATTGATTTGGAGGATCCAAGGGCCGAATGGGCGGTTACAACTCTGCGCGGGGTGTAA
- a CDS encoding C4-dicarboxylate ABC transporter substrate-binding protein, whose amino-acid sequence MLNLKRTLLAIVALSIMLTPFAASDVRAAEERNYLLATASTGGTYYPVGVALSTLVKVKLQPKQKIAMSAINSAGSGENVKLLRDNEVQFAILQGLYGSYAWNGTGPIKNDGPQRNLRAVTMLWQNVEHYAVLKKFAKTGTVSDLVGMKGEAMSMGKKNSGTLGSNTVILGNLGVDIEKDYDLIHVGYGPSADALQNGQISGFGIPAGVPASAVTKAVANMVSDIAVLDFTDKQLKQADGGLDLWTRYVIPAGTYPGQAKDINTIAQPNFLSVRADVDEDAVYQITKTIYENLPFLNAIHGATKAMAIEKAISGLPMPLHPGAARYYQEVGIKIPERLLAK is encoded by the coding sequence ATGCTCAATTTAAAGAGAACACTGTTAGCCATTGTTGCCCTCAGTATAATGCTCACCCCCTTTGCAGCATCGGACGTTCGCGCGGCGGAAGAGCGCAACTACCTGCTGGCGACCGCATCGACCGGCGGTACCTACTATCCGGTGGGTGTAGCCCTCTCAACGCTGGTGAAGGTCAAACTTCAGCCGAAACAGAAGATTGCCATGTCGGCCATCAACTCGGCAGGTTCCGGTGAGAACGTCAAGTTGCTGCGTGACAATGAAGTTCAATTTGCCATTCTCCAGGGCCTTTACGGTTCTTATGCATGGAACGGCACCGGTCCGATCAAGAATGACGGGCCGCAGAGAAACCTGCGTGCCGTCACCATGCTCTGGCAGAATGTCGAACACTACGCGGTGCTGAAGAAGTTTGCTAAAACCGGCACCGTTAGTGATCTGGTCGGCATGAAGGGTGAGGCGATGTCGATGGGCAAGAAGAATTCCGGCACTCTCGGCTCGAACACGGTCATCCTTGGCAACCTGGGTGTCGATATTGAAAAAGACTATGACTTGATCCATGTCGGTTACGGCCCCTCGGCCGATGCCCTGCAAAACGGCCAGATCTCCGGTTTTGGTATCCCCGCCGGCGTTCCGGCCAGCGCCGTTACCAAGGCCGTTGCCAATATGGTCAGCGATATCGCCGTTCTCGATTTTACCGATAAGCAGTTGAAGCAGGCCGACGGCGGCCTCGACCTCTGGACACGCTACGTTATTCCGGCGGGAACTTATCCCGGTCAGGCCAAGGATATCAACACCATCGCTCAGCCGAATTTCTTGTCGGTCCGGGCTGATGTTGACGAAGATGCTGTCTACCAGATCACCAAAACTATTTATGAAAACCTGCCTTTTCTCAATGCGATTCACGGGGCCACCAAGGCGATGGCCATCGAAAAGGCAATTTCAGGTCTGCCGATGCCTTTACATCCGGGCGCAGCCAGATACTATCAGGAAGTTGGCATCAAAATTCCAGAGCGTTTGCTGGCAAAATAG
- a CDS encoding threonylcarbamoyl-AMP synthase, producing the protein MLLHLNPDNPQPRLVTRIVDTLRQGGVIVYPTDTIYGLGCDIYNSKGVKRIYQVKKRDARKPFSFICADISDISGYCQVSNFAYKILKRHLPGPYTFVLEATRQVPKLLTTNQKTVGVRIPDNEIALAIVRELGHPLVTTSANTSGDDPVNDPDEIEARFGKSIDLVVDGGVMMGDSSTVISLVNDTIEVLRQGSGDTSWIEQA; encoded by the coding sequence ATGCTGTTACATCTCAATCCTGACAACCCGCAACCGCGTCTCGTGACCCGCATTGTTGATACCTTGCGCCAGGGCGGGGTGATCGTCTATCCGACCGACACCATCTATGGCCTCGGATGTGATATTTATAACAGCAAGGGGGTCAAACGGATCTATCAGGTCAAGAAGCGGGATGCCCGCAAGCCCTTTTCGTTTATCTGCGCCGACATTTCTGATATCTCCGGCTATTGTCAGGTCAGCAACTTTGCCTACAAGATCCTCAAACGCCACCTGCCCGGGCCGTATACCTTTGTCCTCGAGGCGACCCGTCAGGTTCCGAAACTGCTGACAACCAATCAAAAGACGGTCGGAGTCCGCATCCCTGACAATGAAATCGCCCTGGCGATCGTTCGTGAACTCGGGCATCCGCTCGTGACGACCAGCGCCAATACTTCCGGTGACGATCCGGTCAATGACCCGGATGAAATCGAAGCCCGTTTCGGTAAGTCAATTGACCTCGTGGTCGATGGCGGCGTGATGATGGGTGACTCTTCAACTGTTATCTCTCTGGTTAATGACACTATTGAAGTCCTCAGGCAGGGGAGCGGCGATACATCCTGGATCGAACAGGCCTGA
- a CDS encoding AEC family transporter → MINDFLFAVHITAPIFFIIGFGIFFKRLGWITDEFARIGSDLVFKVTLPCLLFVKLVDTDFENGIPVLLITYALIATTIVFLLLDNVICKSIASGADRGAFVQGTFRGNMGIIGLAYCLSAFGESVITIASIYLAIMTTLYNVLSIITLSRHQQQENTPNMGAYVIKSVAKNPLIIAIAAGVSVALIKMPVPEILLSTGEYFAGMTLPLALLCAGASIRLKEFQSSPLLYWATCGKLFFVPLIVTGGGIAIGLRGESLGVLFLMSASPTAAASYPMAQALGANYHLAAAIIAATSLASICSSTLGIFLLRVFDLI, encoded by the coding sequence ATGATCAACGATTTTCTTTTCGCGGTACATATCACCGCGCCGATCTTCTTCATCATCGGATTCGGCATATTTTTCAAGCGCCTGGGCTGGATCACTGACGAATTCGCCAGGATCGGCTCTGATCTCGTCTTCAAGGTCACCCTGCCTTGCCTGCTCTTCGTCAAGTTGGTCGACACCGATTTCGAGAATGGCATCCCGGTGCTTCTGATCACTTACGCCCTGATCGCCACGACCATTGTTTTTCTTCTGCTCGACAACGTTATCTGCAAGTCGATTGCTTCAGGCGCAGACCGGGGCGCTTTCGTCCAGGGAACGTTCCGGGGCAATATGGGCATCATCGGTCTGGCCTATTGCCTGAGTGCCTTCGGTGAGAGTGTGATCACCATCGCCTCGATCTACCTGGCGATCATGACCACACTCTACAATGTTCTCTCAATAATCACCCTGTCGCGCCATCAACAGCAGGAGAATACCCCGAACATGGGAGCCTACGTCATCAAGAGTGTGGCAAAGAACCCGCTGATTATTGCAATCGCGGCCGGGGTCAGTGTCGCCCTGATAAAAATGCCAGTGCCGGAGATCCTGCTTAGTACTGGAGAATATTTTGCCGGAATGACCCTGCCGCTTGCCCTGCTCTGTGCCGGCGCCTCGATCCGCCTGAAAGAATTTCAGTCATCACCGCTTCTGTACTGGGCGACCTGCGGCAAGCTCTTCTTTGTACCGCTGATTGTCACGGGAGGCGGGATAGCCATCGGTCTGCGTGGCGAAAGCCTTGGTGTCCTTTTCCTGATGAGCGCCTCGCCGACAGCTGCAGCAAGCTACCCGATGGCGCAGGCGTTGGGGGCAAACTACCATCTTGCTGCCGCCATTATCGCAGCAACCTCTCTGGCTTCTATCTGTTCATCTACTCTCGGAATCTTTTTGCTGCGGGTTTTTGACCTGATTTGA
- a CDS encoding dUTP diphosphatase — MIEIPIVKLRTDAVLPRYMSQHAAGMDLCAALEQPVELQPGERTLIPTGIALSIPVGYEGQVRPRSGLALREGITMLNSPGTIDADYRGEIGVIAINHGSQPVLFNHGDRIAQLVIAPVAQAELMLVDSLDSSSRGSGGFGHTGVNRTDGPGK, encoded by the coding sequence ATGATCGAAATTCCGATTGTTAAATTACGCACAGACGCGGTACTGCCCCGGTACATGTCGCAACATGCTGCCGGAATGGACCTCTGTGCCGCCCTCGAACAACCTGTAGAACTTCAGCCCGGAGAGCGGACGCTGATCCCGACCGGCATCGCCCTGTCGATTCCGGTCGGATACGAAGGTCAGGTTCGACCCCGGTCGGGACTGGCCTTGCGTGAGGGGATCACCATGCTCAATTCTCCCGGAACCATCGATGCCGACTATCGTGGTGAAATTGGGGTTATCGCCATCAATCATGGTTCACAGCCGGTTCTCTTCAACCATGGAGATCGGATTGCCCAACTGGTGATCGCTCCGGTCGCCCAGGCCGAACTCATGCTTGTCGATTCCCTGGACAGTTCCTCGCGTGGCAGCGGCGGCTTTGGCCATACCGGGGTTAACCGGACTGACGGACCCGGAAAATGA
- a CDS encoding cytochrome C yields the protein MRQSILATLLILYAATPLMATEVPTVELGQKLFESTLIGSNGNSCSGCHPDGKGLEEIDAYDDGMLKEMTNFCIRDALKGEMMDLESTEIESFLLYLRKLHRSMQPKQ from the coding sequence ATGCGACAATCGATCTTGGCGACTTTGCTAATCTTGTATGCAGCCACACCCCTTATGGCGACAGAAGTTCCGACCGTTGAACTCGGGCAGAAACTGTTTGAATCGACCCTGATCGGCAGCAACGGCAATAGCTGCTCGGGTTGTCATCCCGACGGTAAAGGCCTCGAAGAGATTGACGCCTACGATGACGGCATGCTCAAGGAGATGACTAATTTCTGTATCCGGGATGCGCTCAAAGGTGAAATGATGGATCTCGAGTCGACCGAAATAGAATCGTTTCTGCTCTACCTGCGCAAGCTGCACCGATCGATGCAACCGAAGCAATAG
- a CDS encoding C4-dicarboxylate ABC transporter permease — MNPTEQEAEDQETESHLRPSRLLLVMGVAVSVLHIWFNVVTILPSLWQNSLHFAGFALVASLVYPLRKDPNMLWKSLDVMLGLLAAGSAIFLIAREDAIYARGVTMSPLEWVAGIILILCALEFTRRAAGWFIPFLIIVSLSYIAWWGSLIDGVFKFSGLSLETILFRSIYGDDAIFGTIASISATYVFMFLLFGAFLLRSGAGEFVIDLARAVAGRMVGGPGLVAVFASGLMGTISGSAVANTASTGVITIPLMKRAGFPARFAAGVEAAASTGGQLMPPIMGAGAFVMATYTQISYNTIILVSILPAILYFATVAFFVRIEAKKNHVNALDGEEVSAIEVLKKGGIVFLLPIGILIGLLIYGFTPTYAAGISIIAVVVTSWLTANKMGPRAIVEAMAIGVKNMVMTAILLCSVGLIVNVIATAGVGNTFSLMITEWAGNSMIIAILLIALASLVLGMGLPVTAAYIVLGTLSAPALHALIADNMLVEALVSGHIPETAKALFMVAVPERFAEIGSPMTTAAAQAIVDTIPIDMAGMVRDAVISADAMTFALLAAHLIVFWLSQDSNVTPPVALAAFTGAAIAGTKPMETGFQSWKVAKGLYIVPLLFAYTPFIGGSWDEVFMIFFFAMFGLYAFTAAIQGFMEAPLKLPVRLITFGCAVALLYPSDLLIHLAGLVVLCGIFTFNFRASRMTGEAASAV, encoded by the coding sequence ATGAACCCAACAGAACAAGAAGCTGAAGATCAAGAGACTGAAAGTCATTTGCGTCCGAGTCGTTTGCTATTGGTAATGGGGGTCGCCGTCTCGGTCCTGCATATCTGGTTCAATGTTGTAACCATCCTTCCCAGTCTTTGGCAGAACTCTTTGCACTTTGCCGGCTTTGCCCTGGTTGCGTCGCTGGTTTATCCGCTGCGAAAAGATCCGAACATGCTGTGGAAATCCCTCGATGTAATGCTCGGACTGCTTGCGGCCGGCTCGGCCATCTTCCTGATCGCCCGTGAAGATGCGATCTATGCGCGGGGCGTAACCATGAGTCCGCTTGAATGGGTTGCCGGAATTATCCTCATTCTCTGTGCCTTGGAGTTTACCCGCAGAGCGGCCGGGTGGTTTATCCCATTCCTGATTATTGTTTCCTTGTCTTACATCGCCTGGTGGGGCAGCCTGATCGATGGCGTTTTTAAATTTAGCGGCCTCAGTCTGGAGACCATTCTTTTTCGCAGTATATATGGCGATGATGCAATTTTCGGCACTATTGCCAGTATCTCTGCGACTTACGTTTTCATGTTTCTGCTTTTCGGCGCTTTTCTGCTCCGTTCCGGGGCCGGTGAGTTTGTTATCGACCTGGCCAGAGCCGTGGCCGGCCGAATGGTTGGTGGCCCGGGATTGGTTGCGGTCTTCGCTTCCGGGCTGATGGGGACGATCTCAGGCTCGGCTGTTGCCAACACGGCATCAACCGGTGTCATCACTATCCCGTTGATGAAACGGGCCGGTTTCCCGGCCAGGTTCGCGGCCGGAGTTGAAGCTGCCGCCTCGACAGGGGGGCAGCTGATGCCGCCGATTATGGGCGCCGGTGCCTTCGTTATGGCAACCTATACGCAAATCTCCTACAACACCATCATTCTGGTCAGTATCCTCCCGGCAATCCTTTACTTTGCTACGGTTGCCTTTTTCGTACGTATCGAGGCCAAGAAGAATCATGTGAATGCGCTTGATGGCGAGGAGGTTTCGGCGATTGAGGTCCTCAAGAAGGGCGGCATCGTCTTCCTGCTGCCGATCGGTATTTTGATCGGGCTTCTGATCTATGGCTTTACTCCAACCTACGCTGCGGGCATCAGTATTATTGCCGTTGTTGTTACTTCGTGGCTTACCGCCAACAAGATGGGACCCAGGGCGATCGTTGAGGCGATGGCTATTGGTGTCAAAAACATGGTGATGACGGCAATCCTGCTCTGCTCTGTCGGCCTGATTGTAAATGTTATCGCCACGGCCGGCGTTGGCAATACTTTCTCACTGATGATTACCGAGTGGGCTGGCAACAGCATGATTATAGCGATTCTGCTCATCGCTCTCGCTTCCCTGGTGCTTGGTATGGGGTTGCCGGTTACGGCCGCCTATATCGTTCTCGGAACCCTCTCGGCGCCGGCGCTACATGCTCTGATCGCGGATAATATGTTGGTCGAAGCGTTGGTGAGCGGTCACATTCCGGAAACAGCAAAGGCGCTCTTTATGGTCGCCGTGCCGGAGAGATTCGCCGAGATAGGTAGTCCGATGACAACCGCTGCCGCACAGGCGATTGTCGATACGATTCCGATCGATATGGCCGGCATGGTTCGCGATGCGGTCATCAGTGCTGACGCTATGACCTTTGCCTTGCTGGCGGCTCACTTGATTGTCTTCTGGCTCAGCCAGGATTCCAATGTCACACCGCCGGTAGCTCTCGCTGCGTTCACTGGCGCTGCGATCGCAGGTACCAAGCCGATGGAAACCGGCTTTCAGTCATGGAAAGTTGCCAAAGGTCTTTACATCGTCCCCTTATTGTTCGCTTACACCCCCTTTATCGGTGGTTCCTGGGACGAAGTTTTCATGATTTTCTTCTTCGCCATGTTCGGGTTGTATGCTTTTACCGCGGCGATCCAGGGTTTCATGGAAGCGCCGCTGAAGTTGCCTGTGCGTTTGATAACTTTTGGCTGCGCGGTTGCGTTGCTGTATCCCTCTGATTTGTTGATCCATCTGGCGGGACTGGTCGTTCTTTGTGGGATCTTCACATTCAACTTCAGGGCATCTCGTATGACAGGTGAGGCGGCCTCTGCTGTTTAG
- a CDS encoding Malonyl-CoA decarboxylase yields MFKYSLKNLGRSWSNLTGSLLGDRHSRVDLDLANGDEEILRRHLDNWIGARGGEVSARSHAMQIGELYQHLSQTGRRRFLEILANEYGLDRAAMRKQCHAYLASDADYSSVEAAMRDLLEPPRLKLLSQFSALPNGIKFLVDLRRDLLGFCRENSDLKPFDRELRHLLANWFDVGLLKMRQVDWQSPAALLEKLVEYEAVHEINSWQDLRHRLHLDRRCYAFFHPNMPGEPLIFVEVALTNGIAESVQTLLDESTPDVDPEKADTAIFYSISNAQQGLKGISFGNFLIKRVVASLKAELPNIKTFATLSPIPGFRRWLNSLDEEERVRLIDADGMLELAQLSINRSAEPDLLNFLEQNEWAHDDNVSTVLKPILEKLLYHYFHTTRDDGQPIDPVERFHLGNGARIERVNWLGDVSGKGMEQSFGLMVNYLYPIKDIEKNHEFYATQGKIILSSAIKSLK; encoded by the coding sequence ATGTTTAAATACAGTCTGAAAAATCTGGGGCGAAGTTGGTCGAATCTGACCGGTAGCCTGCTCGGTGATCGCCACAGTCGCGTTGACCTCGACCTTGCAAACGGCGACGAAGAGATCCTCAGGCGACATCTCGATAACTGGATCGGAGCCAGGGGCGGAGAAGTTTCGGCGCGCAGTCATGCCATGCAGATTGGTGAACTTTACCAGCATCTTTCGCAAACCGGCCGCCGCCGTTTCCTCGAAATTCTGGCCAACGAATACGGGCTTGATCGCGCCGCAATGCGCAAACAGTGCCATGCCTACCTCGCCAGTGATGCCGATTATAGCTCGGTCGAGGCGGCCATGCGTGATCTTTTGGAACCGCCCCGACTGAAATTGTTGAGTCAGTTCAGTGCTCTGCCGAATGGCATCAAATTTCTGGTCGATTTACGGCGTGATCTTCTTGGATTCTGTCGTGAGAACAGTGATCTGAAACCTTTTGACCGGGAATTGAGACACCTGCTGGCGAACTGGTTCGATGTCGGTTTGCTGAAAATGCGTCAGGTCGACTGGCAGTCACCGGCGGCTCTTCTGGAAAAATTGGTTGAGTACGAAGCGGTGCATGAAATCAATTCATGGCAGGATTTACGGCATCGCCTGCACCTGGATCGCCGTTGCTATGCTTTCTTCCATCCGAACATGCCGGGTGAGCCGCTGATTTTTGTTGAAGTAGCCCTGACTAACGGGATTGCCGAGAGTGTCCAGACCTTACTTGATGAAAGTACGCCGGATGTTGATCCAGAGAAGGCGGATACTGCTATCTTTTATTCGATCTCCAATGCCCAGCAAGGGCTCAAGGGGATCAGTTTCGGTAATTTCCTGATCAAGCGGGTTGTTGCATCGCTTAAGGCCGAGCTTCCCAATATCAAGACCTTTGCGACCCTGTCGCCGATTCCGGGATTCAGGCGCTGGCTCAACAGCCTTGATGAGGAGGAGAGGGTCCGTCTGATTGATGCCGACGGCATGCTTGAACTGGCCCAGTTGTCGATCAACCGTTCGGCAGAGCCTGATTTACTTAATTTCCTTGAGCAGAATGAATGGGCGCACGACGACAACGTGTCGACAGTATTAAAACCGATTCTCGAAAAGCTACTCTATCACTATTTCCACACCACCCGCGACGATGGTCAGCCGATCGATCCGGTCGAGCGTTTCCATCTCGGCAACGGCGCCCGGATTGAGCGGGTGAACTGGCTTGGAGATGTTTCCGGAAAAGGGATGGAACAATCATTCGGTCTGATGGTCAATTACCTTTACCCGATCAAGGATATCGAGAAAAACCATGAATTTTACGCCACCCAGGGAAAGATCATCCTGTCGTCGGCAATCAAATCACTTAAGTAG